A single region of the Gemella sp. zg-570 genome encodes:
- the glmM gene encoding phosphoglucosamine mutase: protein MRKYFGTDGIRGVAGQTLTAELSFKVGRALGSLLISKHESPKVIIGRDTRISCDMIESSLVSGLTSSGVNVMLAGVIPTPAIAYLTNVLDTNSGIMISASHNPYQDNGIKIFGSDGFKLTDEEEIIIEKLIDDNSNIINASKDKLGKIYNSFNLAQKYIQHIKQAINLDLEGMKIALDCANGATTSIAPFIFGDLEADIETIGCNPNGLNINHNVGSTKLETLAEFVKENDVDLGFAFDGDGDRMLAVDNEGNIVDGDKIMFILAQYLKEQNKLKDNMVVSTVMSNLGFYRSIESHGMQSVKTSVGDRYVVEEMRKNNYSIGGEQSGHVILFEHATTGDGILTAVCLASIIKEKKTTLKNLADQVTIFPQKLVNIKVENKTEVMQDKEILEECKKIEEELSSSGRILLRASGTENIVRVMVEASSHELTDKYCKQLAALIIEKYNK, encoded by the coding sequence ATGAGAAAATATTTTGGAACAGATGGTATAAGAGGAGTTGCAGGTCAAACTTTAACTGCTGAATTAAGTTTTAAAGTTGGTCGTGCTTTGGGTTCACTTCTTATATCAAAACATGAAAGTCCAAAAGTAATTATAGGTAGGGATACCAGAATATCTTGTGATATGATAGAAAGCTCTTTGGTATCTGGTTTAACAAGTTCAGGTGTCAATGTAATGCTAGCGGGTGTAATACCTACTCCAGCTATAGCATATTTAACAAATGTATTAGATACAAATTCTGGAATTATGATATCAGCATCTCATAATCCTTATCAAGATAATGGAATTAAAATTTTTGGTTCAGACGGTTTCAAATTAACTGACGAAGAAGAAATTATTATTGAAAAATTAATAGATGATAATTCAAATATAATAAATGCTTCAAAAGATAAATTAGGAAAAATATATAATTCTTTCAATCTAGCACAAAAATATATACAACATATTAAACAAGCAATAAATTTAGACTTAGAGGGTATGAAAATAGCCTTAGATTGTGCTAACGGGGCTACAACTTCCATAGCACCATTTATATTTGGAGATTTAGAAGCTGATATAGAAACAATAGGTTGTAATCCAAATGGTCTTAACATTAATCATAATGTTGGTTCTACAAAATTAGAAACTTTAGCTGAGTTTGTAAAAGAAAATGATGTCGACCTAGGTTTTGCTTTTGACGGTGATGGAGATAGAATGCTTGCTGTTGACAACGAGGGAAATATTGTTGACGGTGATAAGATAATGTTTATTTTGGCTCAATATTTAAAAGAACAAAATAAATTAAAAGATAATATGGTTGTTTCTACTGTAATGAGTAACTTAGGATTTTATCGTTCTATCGAAAGTCATGGTATGCAGTCTGTTAAAACTTCAGTCGGCGACCGTTACGTTGTAGAAGAAATGAGAAAAAATAATTATTCTATTGGTGGAGAACAGTCAGGTCATGTTATTTTATTTGAACATGCCACTACTGGAGATGGAATACTTACAGCTGTTTGTCTAGCTTCAATTATAAAAGAAAAGAAAACTACTTTAAAAAATCTTGCCGACCAAGTTACAATATTCCCACAAAAATTAGTCAATATCAAAGTTGAAAATAAAACAGAAGTCATGCAGGATAAAGAAATATTAGAAGAATGCAAAAAAATAGAAGAAGAACTATCTTCTAGTGGTCGAATATTACTTAGAGCTTCTGGAACAGAAAACATAGTAAGAGTTATGGTAGAAGCAAGTAGTCATGAACTGACTGACAAATACTGTAAACAATTAGCTGCTTTAATAATAGAAAAATATAATAAATAA
- a CDS encoding monovalent cation/H(+) antiporter subunit G, with protein MTILNNAMTIIIILLIIIAILAMISTILGFIRLPDELTKLHASGVTGSFAVELVLIAGFIFFYRYLNVFEYKLIIAIIFLFIVSPITAHMIGLTSIIYKKDAYFKRNKQIEPLLEDVKKYNEK; from the coding sequence ATGACAATTCTAAATAATGCAATGACAATAATAATTATTCTTTTAATAATTATTGCAATACTGGCTATGATTAGTACAATTTTAGGATTTATTAGACTTCCTGATGAATTAACTAAATTACACGCATCAGGAGTTACAGGTTCTTTTGCAGTTGAGCTAGTATTAATCGCTGGTTTTATATTCTTTTATAGATACTTGAATGTTTTTGAATATAAATTAATTATTGCGATAATATTTTTATTTATAGTTTCTCCTATTACAGCTCACATGATAGGATTGACTTCAATAATCTATAAAAAAGATGCTTACTTTAAAAGAAATAAACAAATAGAACCCTTATTAGAAGATGTAAAAAAATATAACGAAAAATAA
- a CDS encoding monovalent cation/H+ antiporter complex subunit F encodes MNKILDITILAGIFTSFIMIIFLLYYMVTKKSIYDKLIASDLIAMPLICGVVLISMYYKTLSYITLVLIIAIICFVGTVVTTRFLVRKEVFPDDNSK; translated from the coding sequence TTGAATAAGATATTAGATATTACTATTTTAGCTGGTATTTTTACAAGTTTTATTATGATTATCTTTCTTCTTTACTACATGGTAACTAAAAAAAGTATTTATGATAAACTTATAGCTAGCGATTTAATAGCAATGCCTTTAATTTGTGGCGTTGTACTTATAAGTATGTATTACAAAACTTTATCCTACATAACTTTGGTACTAATAATTGCGATAATTTGCTTTGTTGGAACCGTAGTTACAACTAGATTTTTAGTGCGTAAGGAGGTTTTCCCTGATGACAATTCTAAATAA
- a CDS encoding Na+/H+ antiporter subunit E: protein MAIQFFINIFFGILWMFFSNGFNHEYFFVGFFWGAVIIFILRKQLPGKQLYFVYLYKWIKLILLFLVELLKADIAVFKLMFKPKLDVNPAIFEYPLDVEKKWQIVMLANMITLTPGTITVNISYDNSKLFIHRLDTDDIAGEIEAIKNSFEKAILEVDKIE from the coding sequence ATGGCAATTCAATTTTTTATTAATATATTTTTCGGAATACTCTGGATGTTCTTTTCTAACGGATTTAATCACGAATACTTTTTTGTTGGCTTTTTCTGGGGAGCTGTAATAATTTTTATTTTGAGAAAACAACTTCCTGGTAAACAACTATATTTTGTATATCTATACAAGTGGATAAAATTAATATTATTATTCTTAGTAGAATTATTAAAAGCAGATATTGCGGTGTTTAAATTAATGTTCAAACCAAAGTTAGATGTAAATCCTGCAATATTTGAATATCCTTTAGACGTAGAAAAAAAATGGCAAATTGTTATGTTGGCTAATATGATAACTTTAACTCCTGGAACAATAACAGTAAATATTAGTTATGATAATTCTAAATTATTTATTCATAGGCTAGACACTGACGATATAGCAGGAGAAATAGAAGCTATAAAAAACAGTTTTGAAAAAGCCATTTTGGAGGTGGATAAAATTGAATAA
- a CDS encoding proton-conducting transporter membrane subunit, with the protein MYSNLPVIPIVIPLLFASITIFFKNNTFIQKQITLCASILVTISAIFNIFKIKKHEILILEMGDWKSPFGITLALDGLNSILVLTSAIVFLATIIYSSKTIDKYSENSFFYTGILLIMTGINGAFTTGDIFNLFVFYEILLMASYLLLLVGIKKEQLKSSISYVLMNVFAGSLFVISVGYLYTIVGSLNMAYISKTISSLPDKRGLYLVGLVMIFVFAMKGAIFPLFTWMNRAYAAPPIAVSIIFAALLTKVGLYSIIRTYSLFYYESNTIKYFLLSLGTISIIVGCIGAIYQKNLKQIVIFNIIISLGIMVAATSVLNSKAIKGVILYSINDILLKAALFTMVGIIIYICKVKNIKKCGLINKYPLLGWTFFITTLCLSGVPPLSGFYGKALIIQGFVEDKQIFVGVIVTLSGLIVFYSLIKVFLNIFYDNTNKSLELKPLPKILIIPVLSLLVIAIVVGLCSNLLEPLLEKSTSTILNSNKYIELVLQKG; encoded by the coding sequence ATGTATAGTAATTTACCAGTTATTCCCATAGTAATACCTCTACTATTTGCATCAATTACTATTTTCTTTAAAAATAATACTTTTATACAAAAACAAATTACACTCTGTGCTAGTATTTTAGTAACTATATCTGCAATATTTAATATTTTTAAAATTAAAAAACATGAAATTTTAATTCTTGAAATGGGTGATTGGAAGAGTCCTTTTGGTATAACTTTAGCCCTTGATGGATTAAATAGTATTTTAGTTTTAACATCAGCTATTGTTTTTCTAGCAACAATAATTTATTCGAGTAAAACTATTGATAAATATAGTGAAAATAGTTTCTTTTATACTGGTATATTACTTATTATGACTGGTATTAACGGAGCTTTTACAACAGGAGATATTTTTAATTTATTTGTATTTTATGAAATACTCCTAATGGCATCTTATCTTTTGTTACTTGTAGGTATAAAAAAAGAACAACTAAAATCTTCAATAAGTTATGTTCTAATGAATGTTTTTGCTGGAAGTTTATTTGTTATTAGCGTAGGTTATTTATATACAATAGTTGGTAGTTTAAATATGGCTTACATCTCTAAAACTATCAGTTCACTACCCGACAAAAGAGGTTTGTACCTTGTAGGTCTAGTTATGATATTTGTATTTGCCATGAAGGGAGCTATATTCCCCTTATTCACATGGATGAATAGGGCTTATGCCGCTCCTCCTATTGCAGTATCAATAATATTTGCTGCACTACTAACAAAAGTAGGACTTTATTCAATAATTAGAACTTACAGTTTATTCTATTATGAATCTAATACTATAAAATATTTTCTATTATCTTTAGGAACTATTTCAATAATAGTTGGTTGTATCGGTGCAATATATCAAAAAAATCTAAAACAAATTGTAATATTTAATATTATAATATCACTAGGAATTATGGTTGCAGCTACTTCAGTATTAAATAGCAAAGCAATAAAAGGTGTTATCCTCTACTCAATAAATGATATTTTATTAAAAGCTGCTCTATTTACAATGGTAGGAATTATAATTTATATTTGCAAGGTGAAAAATATAAAAAAATGCGGACTAATTAACAAATATCCCTTACTTGGCTGGACTTTCTTTATTACCACTCTTTGTCTATCAGGTGTTCCACCTTTAAGTGGATTTTACGGAAAAGCATTAATTATACAAGGCTTCGTAGAAGATAAACAAATATTTGTAGGTGTGATAGTTACCCTATCTGGTTTAATAGTATTTTATTCTCTTATAAAAGTATTCTTAAATATTTTTTATGATAATACAAATAAATCATTAGAATTAAAACCACTGCCAAAAATTTTAATAATACCAGTTTTATCTCTACTTGTTATTGCTATTGTTGTAGGTTTGTGTAGTAATCTTTTAGAACCCTTATTAGAAAAAAGCACATCTACAATATTAAATTCAAATAAATATATAGAGTTGGTTTTACAGAAAGGATAG
- a CDS encoding sodium:proton antiporter: MEFYMIILCGILVGFGVYMMLSKSTIRIIIGVGLFGHAANLIILISGGLYDGDIPIISELGNNYIDPVPAALILTAIVIGFAVTCLLISIYIANYKLQNSDDINTLEDVDFIKEVSKDV, from the coding sequence ATGGAATTTTATATGATTATACTCTGCGGAATTTTGGTTGGTTTTGGAGTATATATGATGCTTTCAAAAAGTACAATCAGAATAATTATAGGTGTTGGACTTTTTGGTCATGCTGCTAATCTTATTATATTAATATCGGGTGGGCTATACGACGGAGATATTCCTATTATTTCAGAACTTGGTAATAATTACATAGACCCAGTTCCTGCTGCTCTTATTCTTACAGCAATAGTTATAGGTTTTGCAGTAACTTGTTTATTAATATCAATATATATAGCAAACTACAAACTTCAAAACAGTGATGATATTAACACATTAGAAGATGTAGATTTTATAAAGGAGGTAAGTAAAGATGTATAG
- a CDS encoding MnhB domain-containing protein, producing MKTNDLILKSLSTITSIFIFLLSLYLYFGGHFSPGGGFVGGLLCTMALGLAMFTYGIDKVTSTLPINYIYITASGLIFSIGTAISGMLVGKNFFKHHFTHIHFLLIGEVELHTAAIFDLGVYLVVVGVLMSVILAFGKDGR from the coding sequence ATGAAAACTAATGATTTAATTTTAAAAAGTTTATCGACCATAACTTCAATATTTATCTTTTTACTTTCGCTTTATTTATATTTCGGAGGGCATTTTTCTCCAGGTGGAGGTTTTGTTGGCGGGTTACTTTGCACAATGGCTTTAGGTCTAGCTATGTTTACATACGGCATAGACAAGGTTACATCTACCCTGCCTATAAACTATATTTATATTACAGCCAGTGGTTTAATATTTTCCATAGGAACTGCCATTTCTGGTATGCTTGTAGGAAAAAATTTCTTTAAACACCACTTCACTCATATTCATTTTCTCTTAATTGGAGAGGTTGAATTACATACGGCAGCTATATTTGATTTGGGTGTTTATCTTGTAGTTGTCGGTGTACTTATGTCTGTAATATTAGCCTTTGGAAAGGACGGTAGATAA